The Sesamum indicum cultivar Zhongzhi No. 13 linkage group LG6, S_indicum_v1.0, whole genome shotgun sequence genomic interval CACAGTCTTTCCAGCAGCAGTTTACTCTTTTTATGTGTGATTTTTCTTGAACGTTTATCTCTACCTTACTCATCTCATATATGGACCCGGGGATTGTCATATGAACATTTGAACCATCATGTAATGGATATATACAACTTACTGAAGGCTCACAAAGATGTCATCTTCAACAGGATCACCCACACCATGGTCAAAAGATGGGGCATACACTGAACCCTGCAAGAGAAAACTAGTATAGTATAGCATAAGAAGAAATATGTTGAACAAGAAGCAATATAGAAGCATTCTGGGCAGTATCTCTAACAGAAAGCATTTAAAGCATTTTACTCTTAGATATTAATCTAATTCAGCAGAAAAGTCCAGATACAAAGTCTACTTTAATTAGTACTTAAATTTCGAATGCACACATACGCATCTAATGATTACCTTGTTTCTCAGATTCGTGAGACATCTCAGCAGACGTTCAGGGTCAAATGTCCAAGGAGCTGAATCAGCACAGAAAGATCAATACTTTTCATCTATATAAGGCTTAAAATAAGTGATTAGAGAGAAGGCCTCACATCCCCTTCTTGCATGAGCTTCCTCTGGATCCTAATAACAAACTTAAATGATCAGAATGGTATAGACATAGCAATAAACTTGTTAACTTTGCCAAAGGACGTAAGCTGCAAATAGCCAAATATACATATCAATCTGATAGAGCACACAGAATTTATGTGATGATCCTATATCCGCTTCTATCTTGACTTAGTTTCGCATGAATAACATAAAGTAACACTCTGCTTAGTAAGGCTTGCAGGTAATAACATAAATCATAGGAGTCCGAAGGCTTACAAATGTCGATTACTTTATGTAGAATATGGAAATGTAGATCTTTAAGTCAAATCCTAGAAAAGAACtaaccaataaaaattaagcaaataaatttagtagTACCGGTATTTTATCAACACAATAACTTAACCTTCATTGCATCCAATTGATGACGATAAAGATGGAATCCATCCATGGGAAGCACGATTGCAACTTCTGGGGACTCAACTTGAGAATCAAAGCAAGAAGACCTTTGAGGCCATAACTCATTGACACGGCGAGCTACCCGAGATGCAACAGTGCTCTTCCCAGCACCAGGAGGCCCGCAAAGACCAACAATATGCCTGCAAATTGAGTTTGTATTGGTCTCTGCATAGTTTGAGATAGTTGATGGTCTAACTAAAGAACAAGGAGAAGTTTTCACCTATTAGAGCTCTCATGAAACAGTTAATTGCAATTAGATGATAACTAATCTTAATAATAATCGAGCAGTTATCTTCATCAGCAGTCCAAAGAGCAAGCCATCTATTTGAGGGGTTGGGGCAGTTGTTAGGAGACAAAATAGCACGTTAAGTCATGTTTTATACTCAGAAATCAAGGTCATAGTTAATGTAAATCTACATTATAAAGAGAATGTATTTCTTACAGCCAGGAGATATTTTACACACTCTTAGAAATTAGTGCTCAAGATCTTGTCCCATGTTTACATCCACGAACAAATATACACATGACAGCATCTGTTTCGTCATCCTTTGCCTCAGTCCATAAGGAATAAGACTATAAAGAGCTCACCATCAAATAGCCGGAAAATATGATGCTTTGCCATTATGAGGCATAAGGTGAGATCAATATGAGGAAAATTGCATGGGCAGCTTTTTATGGGTGATAATTAcctatcaaattattttcagcTTATAACGTTTGTATAGCTGAATTTTTCAGGTTAAGACTCAGAACTCACTTAAAATTGGGATTTGATTCAGCTGCTGCAGTGGGAAGAAGTCGTTCAGCCAAGGTATCATATATTTCATCCATGCACCTGATAGAGATAATTAAACTCAATAATGAATggaaaatacacaaaatactATGGCAAACAAATACACATCCTTGACAGGTGATATTAACTACTTATgtgtaaagaaagaaataaagcGCCTATGGAAGAAACATACATCAGAATGAGGAAGCAAACAACCTTGAGCTTCATAAATACTCTTAAGTATGCTCATGTATATGACAGAACACATATACacgataaatattatatttagaaataatgaATACTATATTTCCATATGCAAAAGTATGTGcccaacaaaaagaagaaagcatAATGAGGAATCAAATCAACGAGACCATGGGACAACATGTCAAAGTTAAAATTTGTACAAGAGATATCGGTGCTTTTACTGATAGCATACCCTGCCTCTATGATGGGAACTTCCTTCAATTGACAGTTCAATGCCTggtttaaaaagaaaaaagaatcatttcCAGTATCAACACAATGAAGacctcaaaaataaaaacccaaAACTTATgctacataaataattaaaaattagaagcTAACTTTAGAAAGTATAGTGTGTATTTGTTTGGTAATTTGAGTAGTCCAAGGAGAGTTAAAAAAGAACCTGGGCATTTTGTGTTTTCCATGTTAAAATGCCAGTATGACCCACTAAAGGCCTCAAGGCTATCTTTGTCGGAAACAAATGAACCTGATTCCGCCGGGGAAACCATGTTCTTTCCAGTCGAAATGCATCTGCATCCAGCACAATACATGCAATAATTGCATAAGAGTAACGCTCACAGTAACAGAAGCAGTAATATGAAGGGTCAAAAATGTAGAATTATGCTGCCGATTGCGGCCATACACAGAGAAAGGTAATCATCCCAAATTAACCATAATAAACTGCAACTATATCGGGGAAAGAAACGAGCAATCATAGAATTATATTCACATAAGACAGCGAGTACAATCACGCATAAACCTAAtcggaaaagaaaaagttccGTAAAACTCCAATAACGAAAATTAGCATAAACAGTAAAATAGCGGTGGCACCTGAGGGTGAGGGAGAGTGGTGGAGTGGTTTGCAGGTGGTTGAAAACGACGAAACCTCCATAACCCCAACTCAAAACGGACAGTCACAGCAGATGGCAGAGTGTTGTGAGAGCTGATCGGAATCCCTTTCcttctctttatttattttttatgatctgATCCAATAACTACTTAGCAGAATTGGAAAAACGGTTTTAGACACAAATCAGCAGTCTCCCCTCACTCACATGCGTTTTCACGTTACCCTCCTAACTATTTACTCGGAAAGTAGACACTAAGTATGGAAACTCTAAAACGACGAAGTTCGCTCAGCAGATGATAATAACAACTTTCAATCTTTTGTGTTCATTTAGTTAAGtttctattcaatttttatgataaataaatcaaaatattatgttgaatataaattataattatatatatatcataattttctaaaatatttttatgaacataTATTTCCatctagattatttattttacttactctaaaaaaaaaattatattttttatatactcttttaattgttttaaaaaaaaaatcaacaaaggtaaaatagtaatatctATTTCACAGTTTAagggctacataattattttttatttaagagggtatttataattttttaaataataaaagaatattcgtaattatacaaaacttCAAAGGAGacagttgtaatttacccctataataatataaatcttTAGGTAAGTTGCAACTAACTTGAGATTTAAAGttttcgttatttaaaaaattataaataatctcaaataaaaaataattatatattcctTAATAGTAAAgtgaatattactattttattcatgttaaattttttaaaaaaaaatattaaaaaattaaggtgGTTCGATaggaaatattaattcataaaaatatttttaaaaattttataaaatatataaaattttaatttataatataaaaatacatttttaatcaattcaatacaaaaattaaatgaaaatctaacaaaaacaaacaaaattaactcattattaaataaacattaaCATCAAGGAgaacttataatttataaaacaataaaaatatttataattatatcaaatttcaaacagaaataactgtaatttatcccaaaaaaaaaaaaaagaatttatggTTCACACgttaaagattttatttttatttgatttccaCTTTACTAAATTGCAAAGCCTAAACTTTGCGAGACTAAGGAGTCCACGAAgataatgaacaaaataaCAGGAAATGGAGCATTCATTTCATGTTGCACagatgaaagaaacaaatgaTTTATTAGTAACTGGAGTTCACATCAGAGTGAGTTTATAAACTCCTTATTGAATGACATCACCTGTTTTAATTGGAGAAATGTTTTTTCACTACATATTAAGGCATAAAAGCCTCTAGAAAAGTGTATAAGCTAAAGAATGGCTGAACAGACTGGCCAACATCATGCGGCCCCCAATTAAGTTTAACAACAAACAAGTACATACTCCATGCCTCAAGCCCTGGAGTAACAACAGAGTGAACCAGCACATATATTAGGAGGTTACGTTAACTGTACATTGGCGTTTCCCGGGCCTTCTCCAATTCTTCTCATCCTCGGATGGCTGCAGAAGGTAAGCGCGAAGTGAGTAAAAGTTCACAATTGCAAAGTGCTGTAAGATTTTCACACAATTACATGTGATGTGTATCATCATAATACAAGCAATATCCAAGCAACTGCAGAAGGAATTAAGGAATTATGCCAAGCCTAACCGCTCTAGTTCCTACACCACTACAGATCCCTGATTGCACAGGTAATGAGCAGATGTTTTACCTGAGGACTACAAAAATATGGAAGGCGGACTCTTTTGGAGCCATCAGGTAGACGTTTGGAGGGAACATGATTTTCCACAGCTGGAGAATCACTGTAGACCTGCACAGAGTTGATGGAAGTTCCAAAATGCAAGGTAactattagtattattattataattatttttatttattttttttttttttgggggggtgggggggaactcataaaatgtaaaagaaaaatcacttgaaattttcaaaaagcttgtcatataaaattgatgcatGGGAATCAGAGCACAAAGAACAATTTCCAGATTCAGAAGTTACAGtggaatttttcataaattaccCACTAAGCATGTATCACAGGGTCTCCATGCAAGCATGAAAGTATTTaggttatataatttaaaaagggATGATTAGCTCTATATCATATTGCACAGAAATTTGGCCATAATTAGAACTGCTTGTTTGAATCAGTGGAAATGATAGTTTGGCTACTACCTGAGCCTCAATGGTTTTAACCAGCATGCCTTCGCAATCTGATGCATGTACACTTTCTAAACTTGGGCATTGAAGTAGCAGTCTCTCTAGTATCAAAACACAGTAAATATGTCAAATTCTAAGTTCAAGAAAgtaaactaatattttgaaagagGTAGAAGCTATAAAGAACTCAATGAAAATACCTGGATGTAAGTTTCTACAAGAGTTGAGGTTCAAATCATTTAGATGTGGACAATTTAGATATAATGCCTgcattaaattaatcatattcaGGCCATAAAACAGGAATACATTCCCTTAACACGAAACAGAGAAGTTTTTAACTAGAGATCTTACATCCAAGCCAGAACAACCCCATAAGCTAAGTTTCTTCAACCGACTATGCTTGATAATTAACTTCTGGTATATGAGATGCAACTTGCTGTTGGGTGTTTTCTGTAATTCAGTGTCATTATCCTCCTCATCAGTGGACTTCTCAGAATTGGGATCACATATGGTCATTCCACAATCCATCAGTTCTAGACGAGGCAGCTGGGCAGCAGCAAACTGAATGCCACCTACAGATGTGGAAGGTATACAAAAAGTGCAAAGAACAATGAGGAGAATGTTTGATTACAAAACTATTAATGCATTGCAGAGGAAATGAAAATTACTCGAAGTGATGTTGGGACAAAGTGCAAGTAGAAGTTTTGATAATGTCTCAGGAAAGACATTGCAGATCATTCCAATGCCACTGTCGCTGATGCTAGAcctaaaataaagaaatgtaATCAAGGAAACATTAATCAGTTAGCAACTGAGATGGCATGCAAAAGTACTGATATCATGTTTTCCATTCACAGTAATCCTTAAGCTCAGTGGTATAGTATTCTATATTGCCAGAAATCATTAATTCAAatgtttcatttcttgaataagTGCCAGAACATGGGCCTGAAACATACCCACTTAGATCAAGCAATTCCAACTTTGAAAAACTTGAAGTTATGGCAGCAACTGATGCATCAGTTATCTCTGATCCAAGAACAAGAGAAAGCATCCGCAATCCCCTAAAAACAAGGAAGCagagatatatattttcagcAAAAACAGATGGAAGCATTTGCAGACCAAATTCACAACTCACAAACATGAACACAAACCTCAGATTGGCAGCCGAAAGAGCCAGCACTGCAGCATGTGAAAGCCGACTTGAAGCAATGTGAATGTTCTGAAGTTTCGGGCAGTTTCTTCCCAGACCATCCACAACAGTGGTAATATCAGTGCTATCATTTTCTTGGCGAGAAAAATCCAAAGATATCTCCCTCAAATTTGGGCAATTAAAAACCTGATGTCACAATGCATACAGAAAATCAGTCTCAAGTAAAAGAGGTGGTACTAGTCGATGTAATTTCAAAACCTTATGAACCTGAACTGCTATTACCATCTTAGAGAGGGAGTGAAGATCAGAAAGCCAAAGAGTTGACAGACTggttgaagaaaatataaaacccCCCAGGTTACAGCACCCTTCCATCTTGAGACTGGTTAGGCACCTTTTATCCGCAATGAAACGACTCAACTCATCCCTGAACGAGTTTATAGACTggggttataattatttccaaGATAAGTATTATACATAACAATTATCTCCAGAGAACATAGTCCATCTGTACCAAAATGTGGACGAAGAAAGATCCTGGATGATAACTTAGTTTATATAGTCAACCAACATCCCACATAAAAATACGAGGCAGTTAGTGATCACACCGAGCAAAGAAACATAGGGAAAAGTTGAAATTGGATAAAAcggataatttatatatgtgtgaatCCACTTTCttcatttgcatttttttattatgtgaaaaaCAGTCAAAAAATACCAATGTTTTGCCTATGTCtttacaaaacacaaaattcaatgtgtttcaacttctttttatttattttacactaATATAAACTATGAAAAACTCTCAAgagcacacacacatatatctCTATTCTCcctaaacaaagaaaaacaacttgaAAGCACCCAAAAAGGCCCAGTATTTTTGGGACCAAGTATCTTTTCGTTGTAAATCATCACTTTCCACCTAGACGAGCAAATTCAGCAACACACTGCATAGCATTCACttgaattgaataaaaaattgttaagGCCAAAGTAAAGTTACATGAAACAACTGAGCAGGTGTCTGTCGCTCCATTTCTCTAGTTAAAACATTATTACGTTACAATCTGccaacaacaaacaaaatttccCTGTGATTTGACCAGACTTGTTTGTATAAATTCTGCAAAAGTCAACCATCATCACTAACACATAGTTCAGTTGAACACTTAGTTTCAAGAGAATAATGACAGATTTCTTAAATTCAGGAGTAAAGTACAAATAATAAGCAGAagatgtaaaatattaattttgtaaaagagaCAGACAACA includes:
- the LOC105163336 gene encoding F-box/LRR-repeat protein 17-like, with product MQGHQPHPATPISDPAFLIKRGKKRGNYNCGRCGLPKKGHKCPFTTNNDDVSTPVSTPTPPAADSSTITTLSSATVAVSRKLTGESPQSVVRPLPPARRRRALSFDDVSVADSIDELEEEQFDLEEDAELDGSGKLPASCLWEILRRLPPAGMLSAARVCRGWRETTRRLWRAAEELRLRVPAKAQIGFVGSVLQKCPGLLKLSLSIESDVDATMLACIAFSCPNLQSLEIFTSDSSINRITGDELSRFIADKRCLTSLKMEGCCNLGGFIFSSTSLSTLWLSDLHSLSKMVFNCPNLREISLDFSRQENDSTDITTVVDGLGRNCPKLQNIHIASSRLSHAAVLALSAANLRGLRMLSLVLGSEITDASVAAITSSFSKLELLDLSGSSISDSGIGMICNVFPETLSKLLLALCPNITSSGIQFAAAQLPRLELMDCGMTICDPNSEKSTDEEDNDTELQKTPNSKLHLIYQKLIIKHSRLKKLSLWGCSGLDALYLNCPHLNDLNLNSCRNLHPERLLLQCPSLESVHASDCEGMLVKTIEAQVYSDSPAVENHVPSKRLPDGSKRVRLPYFCSPQPSEDEKNWRRPGKRQCTVNVTS
- the LOC105163335 gene encoding putative uridine kinase C227.14, which encodes MEVSSFSTTCKPLHHSPSPSDAFRLERTWFPRRNQVHLFPTKIALRPLVGHTGILTWKTQNAQALNCQLKEVPIIEAGCMDEIYDTLAERLLPTAAAESNPNFKHIVGLCGPPGAGKSTVASRVARRVNELWPQRSSCFDSQVESPEVAIVLPMDGFHLYRHQLDAMKDPEEAHARRGSPWTFDPERLLRCLTNLRNKGSVYAPSFDHGVGDPVEDDIFVSLQHKVVIVEGNYLLLDEDIWRDISSIFDEKWFIDVDIETAMQRVLRRHISTGKRPDVAKWRIDYNDRPNAELIIKSSKKADLIIKSVDFSR